The following proteins are co-located in the Billgrantia tianxiuensis genome:
- a CDS encoding ABC transporter ATP-binding protein produces MSRVVFQARGLKRFYPMGEITIQALRGVDLELHAAELVVMLGASGSGKSTLLNILGGLDSPSEGSLLYYPSDPRDSQHSAPRHPASRHYNSNRASPAQAQGIDLARANQRELTRFRRHHVGFVFQFYNLISSLTARENVAVVTDISRHPLSPEEALALVGLEHRLDHFPSQLSGGEQQRVAIARAVAKQPDVMLCDEPTGALDFQTGIRVLEVLERINRETGTTVAIITHNEVIGDMADRIVRLRDGRVEQLQVNTQRRMPQELRW; encoded by the coding sequence ATGTCCCGCGTCGTGTTCCAGGCCCGCGGCCTGAAGCGCTTCTACCCGATGGGTGAAATCACCATCCAGGCGCTGCGCGGCGTCGACCTGGAGCTGCATGCGGCGGAGCTGGTGGTGATGCTGGGGGCTTCCGGCTCGGGCAAGTCCACCCTGCTCAACATTCTGGGCGGTCTGGACAGCCCCAGCGAGGGCTCGCTGCTTTACTATCCGAGCGACCCACGCGACTCTCAACACTCCGCCCCTCGCCACCCCGCTTCTCGCCACTACAACTCCAATAGGGCTTCGCCCGCACAGGCCCAGGGCATTGACCTGGCACGCGCCAACCAGCGCGAGCTGACCCGCTTTCGGCGACATCATGTCGGCTTCGTTTTCCAGTTCTACAATTTGATCTCGAGCCTCACCGCGCGGGAGAACGTCGCCGTCGTCACCGATATCAGCCGCCACCCGCTGTCCCCCGAGGAGGCCCTGGCGCTGGTGGGCCTCGAGCACCGTCTCGACCACTTCCCTTCGCAGCTCTCTGGCGGCGAGCAACAGCGGGTGGCCATTGCCCGCGCCGTGGCCAAGCAGCCTGACGTGATGCTATGCGACGAGCCCACCGGCGCCCTCGACTTCCAGACCGGCATCCGGGTGCTGGAAGTCCTCGAGCGCATCAACCGCGAAACCGGCACCACCGTGGCGATCATCACCCACAATGAGGTGATCGGCGACATGGCCGATCGCATCGTGCGCCTGCGCGACGGCAGGGTTGAGCAGTTGCAGGTCAATACCCAGCGCCGCATGCCGCAAGAGCTGCGCTGGTAG
- a CDS encoding MFS transporter: MTTDARPDPRRIALFLLLMVLVGLNLRPALSSLAPLLVRIKADTGLSPLAIGALTTLPVLCLGIFAPLAPWLAKRTGPENTLALALGLLILGLMLRGAPPLPLLFGGTLLVGAAIGVAGTLLPALVKRELPGGADLMTGVYTMALCLGGALGAGLSIPLADAMGSWRWSLVSWGLLAAVALLAWVSLMPRAPRNLPAPPPGGSMRELLGQPLAWQVMLLMGTQSSLAYIVFGWLPTLLQSRGYSEAEAGWLMGASVMVQLISALGAPWLARFGRDQRPALLLVLGCVAGGLWLLLQADVQWRWPGVVLLGLGQGGSFSLALTLIVLRTANSRLAGKLSGLAQGGGYTLAAMGPLAVGVLLQLEVSMGTVTAVLLLIVAAAAAFALLAGRNRRLDLDQSGKLFTH; this comes from the coding sequence ATGACGACTGACGCCAGACCCGATCCTCGTCGCATTGCGCTGTTTCTGTTGCTGATGGTTCTCGTCGGCCTCAACCTGAGGCCGGCGCTTTCCTCCCTCGCTCCGCTGCTGGTCCGGATCAAGGCGGACACCGGCCTGTCGCCATTGGCCATCGGTGCCCTGACCACCCTGCCGGTACTCTGCCTGGGTATCTTCGCGCCGCTGGCGCCCTGGCTTGCCAAGCGCACGGGGCCCGAGAACACCCTGGCCCTGGCTCTCGGCCTGTTGATTCTCGGGCTGATGTTGCGCGGCGCACCGCCGCTCCCGCTACTGTTCGGCGGCACCCTGCTGGTGGGCGCTGCCATCGGCGTCGCCGGCACGCTGCTTCCGGCCCTGGTCAAGCGCGAACTGCCCGGCGGAGCGGACCTGATGACCGGGGTCTACACCATGGCCCTGTGCCTGGGTGGCGCCCTCGGCGCCGGCTTGAGCATCCCCTTGGCCGATGCCATGGGCAGCTGGCGCTGGAGCCTGGTGAGCTGGGGGCTGCTGGCCGCGGTGGCCCTGCTCGCCTGGGTGTCGCTGATGCCGCGCGCGCCTCGCAACCTGCCCGCGCCGCCCCCCGGCGGCAGCATGCGCGAGCTGCTCGGGCAGCCGTTGGCCTGGCAGGTGATGCTGCTGATGGGCACGCAATCCTCTCTTGCCTATATCGTCTTCGGCTGGCTGCCGACCCTGCTCCAGAGCCGCGGTTATAGCGAAGCCGAAGCTGGCTGGTTGATGGGCGCTTCGGTCATGGTGCAGCTGATCTCGGCACTGGGCGCGCCATGGCTGGCGCGCTTCGGTCGCGACCAGCGCCCGGCGCTGCTGCTGGTGTTGGGCTGCGTAGCGGGCGGCCTGTGGCTACTCCTGCAGGCCGACGTTCAATGGCGCTGGCCGGGCGTGGTGCTGCTGGGGCTCGGCCAGGGCGGCAGTTTCAGCCTCGCGCTGACCCTGATCGTGCTGCGTACGGCCAATTCACGCCTGGCAGGCAAGCTCTCCGGCCTGGCCCAGGGCGGCGGCTACACCCTGGCCGCCATGGGGCCCCTCGCGGTAGGCGTGCTGCTGCAGCTCGAAGTGAGCATGGGCACGGTCACCGCCGTGCTGCTGTTGATCGTGGCCGCTGCCGCCGCCTTCGCCCTGCTGGCCGGGCGCAATCGTCGCCTGGATCTGGATCAGAGCGGGAAGCTATTCACGCATTAA
- a CDS encoding DEAD/DEAH box helicase — MTLFSELGLRAELLRAVEAQGYTTPTPIQRQAIPAVLKGGDLLASAQTGTGKTAGFTLPMLQRLADGPRPGQRQIRALVLTPTRELAAQVGESVADYGRHLTLKSHVIFGGVDQQPQVDAIRPGLDVLVATPGRLLDLQQQKHVDLSRVEILVLDEADRMLDMGFIHDIRKVLRLLPDKRQNLLFSATFSDEIQALADKLLDNPERIEVARRNTTAETVDQAVYRVDRDKKRELLAHLITRHAWHQVLVFTRTKHGANRLAEQLSKQDIPAMAIHGNKSQSARTKALAAFKSGDLQVLVATDIAARGLDISELPHVVNFELPNVAEDYVHRIGRTGRAGSDGQAVSLVCVDEHGLLKGIERLIKRDLQKHIEPGFEPDPNAKPEPIENGRNRRGGRSQPRQDGANRGQSGQRNGNGNAANGNGNGDGQAPRRRRSRGGQRARRA; from the coding sequence ATGACCCTTTTTTCCGAACTCGGCCTGCGTGCCGAACTGCTGCGTGCCGTCGAGGCCCAGGGCTACACCACCCCAACCCCAATCCAGCGCCAGGCCATTCCCGCCGTGCTCAAGGGCGGCGACCTGCTGGCCAGCGCCCAGACCGGCACCGGCAAGACCGCCGGCTTCACCCTGCCGATGCTGCAGCGCCTGGCCGACGGGCCGCGCCCGGGCCAACGCCAGATACGCGCACTGGTGCTGACACCCACGCGCGAGCTGGCCGCCCAGGTGGGCGAAAGCGTCGCCGACTACGGCCGCCATTTGACGCTGAAGAGTCACGTCATCTTCGGCGGCGTGGACCAGCAGCCCCAGGTGGATGCCATTCGCCCCGGGCTCGACGTGCTGGTGGCCACCCCCGGCCGCCTGCTCGACCTGCAACAGCAGAAACACGTCGATCTCTCGCGCGTGGAGATCCTGGTACTCGATGAAGCCGACCGCATGCTCGACATGGGCTTCATCCACGACATTCGCAAGGTGCTGCGCCTGCTGCCCGATAAGCGCCAGAACCTGCTGTTCTCGGCGACCTTCTCCGACGAGATCCAGGCACTGGCCGACAAGTTGCTCGACAACCCCGAGCGCATCGAAGTCGCGCGTCGCAACACCACCGCCGAGACCGTCGACCAGGCGGTCTACCGCGTCGACCGCGACAAGAAGCGCGAACTGCTCGCCCATCTGATCACCCGCCACGCCTGGCATCAGGTGCTGGTCTTCACCCGTACCAAGCATGGCGCCAACCGCCTGGCCGAACAGCTCTCCAAGCAGGACATTCCGGCCATGGCCATCCATGGCAACAAGAGCCAGTCGGCACGCACCAAGGCGCTGGCGGCCTTCAAGAGCGGCGACCTGCAGGTGCTGGTGGCGACCGACATCGCTGCCCGCGGCCTGGACATCAGCGAACTGCCCCATGTGGTCAACTTCGAGCTGCCCAACGTCGCCGAGGATTACGTGCACCGTATTGGCCGCACCGGTCGTGCCGGCAGCGACGGCCAAGCCGTCTCGCTGGTCTGCGTCGATGAACACGGTCTGCTGAAGGGTATCGAGCGACTGATCAAGCGCGACCTGCAAAAGCACATCGAACCCGGCTTCGAGCCCGACCCGAATGCCAAGCCCGAACCGATCGAGAACGGCCGCAACCGACGCGGCGGTCGCAGCCAACCTCGCCAGGACGGCGCCAATCGAGGTCAGTCCGGTCAGCGCAACGGTAACGGCAACGCTGCCAACGGTAATGGCAACGGTGACGGCCAGGCACCGCGCCGTCGGCGCAGCCGCGGCGGCCAGCGTGCACGTCGCGCCTGA
- a CDS encoding PqiC family protein: MKWMSWPVLLTALLLLTGCASPSAPANRYMLPDTGVALPATSPAAGHLLVVQSPRLAHYLDVDGIVLQLDDITLNAARQHLWAEPLGRQLERGLRARLAERLPDTRVMRDEASLGRSEALRLRIEVDRFQGRHDGLAIASGQWQLLAPDGRLLAMERFHSETELDDDGYPALVRALGSSWDQVAAEIAAGIRQVR, translated from the coding sequence ATGAAGTGGATGTCCTGGCCCGTCCTGCTGACGGCCTTGCTGCTGCTCACCGGCTGTGCGTCGCCAAGCGCCCCGGCCAATCGTTACATGCTGCCGGACACCGGCGTGGCCCTGCCGGCCACCAGCCCGGCCGCGGGGCACCTGCTGGTGGTGCAGTCGCCACGCCTGGCGCACTACCTGGACGTCGACGGTATCGTGCTGCAGCTCGACGACATTACGCTCAACGCCGCCCGCCAGCATCTCTGGGCCGAACCGCTGGGGCGCCAGCTGGAGCGTGGCCTGCGCGCACGCCTGGCCGAGCGGCTGCCGGATACCCGCGTGATGCGCGACGAGGCCAGCCTCGGGCGCAGCGAAGCACTGCGCCTGCGCATCGAGGTGGATCGCTTCCAGGGGCGCCATGACGGACTGGCCATTGCCAGCGGCCAGTGGCAGCTGCTGGCTCCCGACGGACGCCTGCTGGCCATGGAACGCTTCCATAGCGAAACAGAGCTCGACGACGACGGCTACCCTGCCCTGGTACGCGCCCTGGGCAGCAGCTGGGATCAGGTCGCCGCCGAGATCGCCGCCGGCATCCGGCAGGTGCGGTGA
- the pqiB gene encoding intermembrane transport protein PqiB, which produces MSDTPRDNEANQDMHRARATPQRRLSPIWIVPIVAMLIGLWLVYDNYRSRGPLITLTMSNAEGIEAGSTLIKTRNVEVGRVERVQLSDDLSHTVITARMSPDTEAMLTEGSRFWVVKPRIGREGISGLGTVLSGAYIQLQPGSGDPGVREFEVSDQPPIAPADAAGLRINLISQLGNSLRPGDPVTYQGYTVGRVEEAHFDADTRRMTQRIFIESPYDRLVTDSTRFWSASGIDLRLDADGIRINVESLEALLGGGVTFGVPEDLPRGRPVENDTTFNLYPDEESARQGTFNRYLEYVLLVEDSVRGLSRGAPVEFRGVRIGTVASVPWQFTASQPGNRGGFAIPVLIRIEPQRLGIENQQVDLEEWDERFKRLFGVGLRASLKSGNLLTGAMFVDINFYRDEADDYLAETFSERTVFPTTSTGFAQIESQVTALLEKLNALEIEPLLAGLERNLTASEAMLGEVRELSASLQGMLDDPGTRNLPANLNASLEALRETLEGLSPDSSAYRELTGAAERLERTLRDLQPVTRTLNENPRALLFDSLDAEDPLPRAPRGDR; this is translated from the coding sequence ATGAGCGACACTCCTCGCGACAACGAGGCCAACCAAGACATGCATCGCGCCCGCGCCACGCCGCAGCGCCGCCTGTCGCCGATCTGGATCGTGCCCATCGTGGCGATGCTGATCGGGCTATGGCTGGTCTATGACAACTATCGCAGCCGCGGTCCGCTGATCACCCTGACCATGAGCAATGCGGAAGGCATCGAGGCCGGCAGCACGTTGATCAAGACCCGCAACGTCGAAGTGGGGCGCGTGGAGCGCGTGCAGCTCTCCGACGATCTGTCGCACACCGTGATCACTGCCCGCATGTCACCGGATACCGAAGCCATGCTCACCGAGGGCAGCCGTTTCTGGGTGGTCAAGCCACGCATCGGTCGCGAAGGCATCAGCGGCTTGGGCACCGTTCTCTCGGGTGCCTACATCCAGCTTCAGCCGGGCAGCGGCGACCCCGGCGTGCGCGAATTCGAGGTCAGCGACCAGCCGCCCATCGCCCCCGCCGATGCCGCCGGGCTGCGCATCAACCTGATCAGTCAGCTCGGTAACTCGCTGCGCCCTGGCGACCCCGTGACTTATCAGGGCTACACCGTGGGGCGTGTCGAGGAGGCTCACTTCGATGCCGATACCCGGCGCATGACCCAGCGCATCTTCATCGAGAGCCCCTACGACCGCCTGGTCACCGACAGCACGCGCTTCTGGTCGGCCAGCGGCATCGACCTGCGCCTCGATGCCGACGGCATTCGCATCAACGTGGAGTCGCTGGAGGCACTGCTCGGCGGTGGCGTCACCTTCGGCGTACCCGAGGATCTCCCCCGGGGGCGCCCGGTCGAGAACGACACCACCTTCAACCTCTACCCCGACGAAGAGAGCGCCCGCCAGGGCACCTTCAACCGTTATCTCGAATACGTGTTGCTGGTGGAAGACAGCGTACGCGGCCTCTCGCGCGGCGCCCCGGTGGAGTTCCGCGGCGTGCGCATCGGCACCGTAGCCTCCGTGCCCTGGCAGTTCACCGCCAGCCAGCCAGGCAATCGCGGCGGCTTTGCGATCCCGGTGTTGATCCGCATCGAACCGCAGCGCCTCGGCATCGAGAACCAGCAGGTCGACCTCGAGGAGTGGGATGAGCGCTTCAAGCGCCTGTTCGGCGTCGGCCTGCGCGCCTCGCTCAAGTCGGGCAACCTGCTCACCGGGGCGATGTTCGTCGACATCAACTTCTACCGTGACGAAGCGGACGATTATCTGGCGGAAACCTTCAGCGAGCGCACCGTGTTCCCCACCACCTCGACCGGGTTCGCCCAGATCGAGTCCCAGGTCACGGCGCTGCTTGAGAAGCTCAACGCGCTCGAGATCGAACCGCTGCTCGCCGGCCTGGAGCGCAACCTGACGGCTTCCGAAGCCATGCTCGGCGAAGTCCGCGAACTGAGTGCCTCGCTGCAGGGCATGCTCGACGACCCGGGCACACGCAACCTGCCGGCCAACCTCAACGCCTCGCTGGAAGCGCTACGCGAGACGCTGGAGGGATTGTCACCGGACTCCAGCGCCTACCGGGAGCTGACCGGCGCCGCCGAACGGCTGGAGCGCACCCTGCGCGACCTGCAGCCGGTGACGCGCACGCTCAACGAGAACCCGAGGGCGCTGCTGTTCGATAGCCTCGACGCCGAGGACCCGCTGCCCCGGGCACCGCGCGGCGATCGATGA
- a CDS encoding paraquat-inducible protein A, with translation MDHTPPEARVSRRRLRACHECDWLVALPPLRPGQQADCPRCGHTLVTRHHRPAQRSMALAMAAMVALLLAISFPFVSFSVGGLGNRIELTQTATTLIGFDQPLVAIAVIMTIAVLPGLYLLGVMWLQLGLLQGQPLPASRGIARTLAHLNPWMMADVFIIGALVSLIKVADLAQIELGLSFWAFCAFALLLLATTQSIDSDWMWFSLAGEPLAPEGARTGATAAGQGLTGCSTCGLVNRLEADGRGYCRRCGERLHARLPHSLQRTWALIAASALMYIPANVYPIMTTTSLGHSAPSTIIGGVVELIQMGSWPVATVIFVASVIVPVGKLVALSWLCLVVSRSSELNAVHRTRLYRLTEFIGRWSMVDVFVVAILVALIRAGSLMSVTPGPAALAFGAVVVLTMLAAMTFDPRLIWDTPLPRDPDATQGTPG, from the coding sequence GTGGACCACACGCCACCCGAGGCGCGCGTCTCGCGTCGTCGCCTGCGCGCCTGCCACGAGTGCGACTGGCTGGTGGCACTACCGCCGTTGCGCCCAGGGCAGCAGGCCGACTGCCCGCGCTGCGGACATACCCTGGTCACCCGGCATCACCGGCCGGCCCAACGCAGCATGGCGCTGGCCATGGCGGCCATGGTCGCACTGCTGCTGGCAATCTCCTTCCCCTTCGTCAGCTTTAGCGTCGGCGGCCTGGGCAACCGCATCGAACTGACCCAGACGGCCACCACGCTGATCGGCTTCGATCAGCCGCTGGTGGCCATTGCCGTGATCATGACGATTGCCGTGCTGCCCGGCCTCTACCTGCTGGGCGTCATGTGGCTGCAACTGGGCCTGCTGCAGGGTCAGCCGCTGCCGGCCAGCCGTGGCATTGCCCGCACGCTGGCCCATCTTAACCCGTGGATGATGGCCGACGTGTTCATCATTGGTGCGCTGGTGAGCCTGATCAAGGTAGCGGATCTGGCCCAGATCGAACTGGGGCTCTCCTTCTGGGCCTTCTGCGCCTTCGCCCTGTTGCTGTTGGCCACGACCCAGTCCATCGACTCGGACTGGATGTGGTTCTCTCTGGCCGGCGAACCACTGGCTCCCGAAGGCGCCCGCACTGGAGCGACAGCCGCCGGCCAGGGTCTGACCGGCTGCTCCACCTGCGGGCTGGTCAATCGCCTGGAGGCCGACGGGCGCGGATACTGCCGCCGCTGCGGCGAGCGGCTGCATGCACGCTTGCCGCACAGCCTGCAACGCACCTGGGCGCTGATCGCCGCCTCCGCGCTGATGTACATCCCGGCCAACGTCTACCCCATCATGACCACCACCAGTCTCGGGCATAGCGCCCCCTCGACCATCATCGGCGGCGTGGTGGAACTGATCCAGATGGGCTCGTGGCCGGTCGCCACGGTGATCTTCGTCGCCAGCGTGATCGTCCCGGTGGGCAAGCTGGTCGCCCTCTCCTGGCTCTGCCTGGTGGTCAGCCGCAGCAGCGAACTCAATGCCGTGCACCGCACCCGGCTCTACCGGCTGACCGAGTTCATCGGCCGCTGGTCGATGGTCGACGTCTTCGTGGTGGCCATCCTGGTGGCCCTGATCCGCGCCGGCTCGCTGATGTCGGTGACGCCCGGCCCTGCCGCGCTGGCCTTCGGCGCCGTGGTGGTGTTGACCATGCTGGCCGCCATGACCTTCGACCCAAGACTGATCTGGGACACACCGCTGCCGCGTGATCCCGACGCAACGCAAGGAACCCCTGGATGA
- a CDS encoding cytochrome ubiquinol oxidase subunit I, with the protein MELDPVLLSRLQFAFVVSFHAIFPVFTIGLASYITVLHALFYKTRNPAWDRLAYLWTKVFAVAFGMGVVSGIVMSFQFGTNWSNFSQASANFIGPLLSYEVVTAFFLEAAFLGVLLFGRGRVPQGVHLFAAAMVALGTFISTFWILAANSWMHTPAGVDFTNGVFRVTSWTEAIFNPSFPYRFAHMAMASFITGGFVVAGVSAWYLLIGRDVEANRKALSMCLWMLLVLTPTQALVGDFHGLNTFEYQPVKLSAMEGNWETREGAPFLLFAWPDQAAQQNRFEIGIPYAASLILTHELHGEIPGIIEAPPEEQPPVAIVFWSFRVMVGLGLLMIAVSLLGLYLRRGGRLYHARRYLQTLRLMSVTPFIAVLAGWITTESGRAPWLVYGIMTHAEGVTPSLTGGMALFTLIGYITVYGIIFYAGTYYLTRVIRYGMQPKEEELLVDDFETPKRPWSATHTPFDDNPAKGEA; encoded by the coding sequence ATGGAGCTTGATCCCGTATTGCTATCGCGATTGCAGTTCGCCTTCGTCGTCTCCTTTCACGCCATTTTTCCCGTCTTCACTATCGGCCTGGCGTCCTACATCACCGTGCTTCATGCGCTGTTCTACAAGACGCGCAATCCGGCCTGGGACCGCCTGGCCTATCTCTGGACGAAGGTATTTGCCGTCGCCTTCGGCATGGGGGTGGTGTCGGGCATCGTGATGTCCTTCCAGTTCGGCACCAACTGGAGCAACTTCTCCCAGGCAAGCGCCAACTTCATCGGGCCGCTGTTGAGCTATGAGGTCGTCACGGCCTTCTTCCTCGAAGCCGCCTTCCTCGGCGTGCTGCTGTTCGGCCGTGGGCGGGTGCCGCAGGGGGTGCATCTGTTCGCCGCTGCCATGGTGGCGCTGGGAACCTTCATCTCGACCTTCTGGATCCTGGCCGCGAACAGCTGGATGCATACCCCGGCCGGTGTCGATTTCACCAACGGTGTCTTCCGTGTCACCTCCTGGACGGAGGCGATCTTCAACCCCTCGTTCCCGTATCGCTTCGCTCACATGGCCATGGCCTCGTTCATCACCGGCGGCTTCGTGGTGGCCGGGGTCAGCGCCTGGTACCTGCTGATCGGCCGCGACGTCGAGGCCAACCGCAAGGCGCTGTCGATGTGCCTGTGGATGCTGCTGGTGCTGACACCGACCCAGGCGCTGGTGGGAGACTTCCATGGGCTCAACACCTTCGAGTATCAGCCGGTCAAGCTCTCGGCCATGGAGGGCAACTGGGAGACCCGCGAAGGCGCTCCCTTCCTGCTCTTTGCCTGGCCCGACCAGGCGGCACAGCAGAACCGCTTTGAGATCGGCATTCCCTATGCCGCCAGCCTGATCCTGACCCACGAACTCCACGGCGAGATTCCCGGCATTATCGAGGCGCCTCCCGAGGAGCAGCCGCCGGTCGCCATCGTCTTTTGGTCGTTTCGCGTGATGGTTGGCCTCGGCCTGCTGATGATCGCGGTATCGCTGCTGGGCCTTTATCTGCGGCGTGGCGGCAGGCTCTACCACGCCAGGCGCTATCTGCAGACCCTGAGGCTGATGTCGGTCACACCCTTCATCGCCGTGCTGGCGGGGTGGATCACTACCGAATCGGGACGTGCGCCATGGCTGGTCTACGGCATCATGACCCACGCCGAGGGCGTCACGCCCTCGCTGACCGGCGGCATGGCACTGTTTACCTTGATCGGCTACATCACGGTCTACGGCATCATCTTCTATGCCGGTACCTACTACCTGACCCGAGTCATCCGCTACGGCATGCAGCCGAAGGAAGAGGAGCTGCTGGTCGACGATTTCGAGACGCCCAAGCGGCCCTGGTCGGCCACCCACACGCCATTCGACGACAATCCCGCCAAGGGGGAGGCCTGA
- the cydB gene encoding cytochrome d ubiquinol oxidase subunit II produces the protein MEMFDLSVIWALIIGFGIMMYVLMDGFDLGLGILFPFAPDEDARDVMMNTVAPVWDGNETWLVLGGAGFLAAFPLVYTVFLPALYIGVFLMVAGLVFRGVAFELRFKSRRERRGRRLWNLAFSGGSAVAAFAQGAVVGTYIQGFETQNGVFVGGAFDWLTPFTVLTGIGIMIGYALLGTTWLILKSEGYIQAWAYKLTTPLLLAVLVIFGIISIWTPLVNEVVRERWFGHLQVIWILPALTLLCMFGVYWAVRQRRELLPFMATLGMFLFTYLGLVVSKWPWLVPPNYTIWDAASAPESQLFLLLGVLFVLPFVLGYTFWSYWVFRGKVRPGEGYH, from the coding sequence ATGGAAATGTTCGATCTATCTGTGATCTGGGCGCTCATCATCGGCTTCGGCATCATGATGTACGTGCTGATGGATGGCTTCGACCTGGGGCTCGGCATCCTCTTCCCGTTCGCTCCCGACGAGGATGCCCGCGACGTGATGATGAACACGGTGGCGCCGGTGTGGGACGGCAACGAGACCTGGCTAGTACTGGGCGGAGCGGGTTTCCTGGCCGCGTTCCCACTGGTCTACACGGTATTCCTGCCGGCGCTCTATATCGGCGTGTTCCTGATGGTGGCGGGGCTGGTGTTCCGTGGCGTGGCCTTCGAGCTGCGCTTCAAGTCGCGCCGCGAACGCCGCGGGCGGAGGCTGTGGAACCTGGCCTTCAGCGGCGGCTCGGCGGTGGCGGCTTTCGCCCAGGGCGCCGTGGTAGGAACGTACATCCAGGGTTTCGAAACCCAGAACGGCGTCTTCGTCGGTGGCGCCTTCGACTGGCTGACGCCATTCACGGTGCTCACCGGGATCGGCATCATGATCGGCTACGCGCTGCTGGGCACCACCTGGCTGATCCTCAAGTCGGAGGGCTACATCCAGGCCTGGGCCTACAAGCTCACCACGCCACTGCTGCTGGCGGTATTGGTGATCTTTGGCATCATCAGCATCTGGACGCCGCTGGTGAACGAAGTCGTGCGGGAGCGCTGGTTCGGCCACCTGCAGGTGATCTGGATCCTGCCGGCCCTCACGCTACTCTGCATGTTCGGCGTCTATTGGGCGGTGCGCCAGCGACGCGAGCTACTGCCGTTCATGGCCACGCTGGGCATGTTCCTGTTCACCTACCTGGGCCTGGTGGTGAGCAAGTGGCCCTGGCTTGTACCGCCCAACTACACCATCTGGGACGCCGCCTCGGCCCCCGAATCGCAGCTCTTCCTGCTGCTCGGCGTACTGTTCGTGCTGCCTTTCGTGCTGGGCTATACCTTCTGGTCCTACTGGGTGTTCCGCGGCAAGGTGCGTCCGGGCGAGGGTTACCACTGA
- a CDS encoding ABC transporter transmembrane domain-containing protein, producing MSHDLRASPRRWLAAHAARQRGWLGLAALAGIAAGALTIVQMALLAWIVSRLLVDGDALVTLSGAFIALVGVLLLRAMCQWGQELAGQEASLRIRESVRAELLDHLAAMGPVRAGSRHTAALASQLVEQVEALDGYFARFLPQLRLCAVIPLLIVLVVLSLDWLAALFLLLAAPLIPLFMALVGMGRSASIATSSLSSAGSRGIFSTACEGSPRCSCFIARRKPPPRYMQRRIVIGA from the coding sequence ATGAGCCACGATTTACGCGCGTCGCCGCGCCGATGGCTGGCGGCGCATGCCGCTCGCCAACGGGGCTGGCTGGGGCTGGCCGCCCTGGCCGGCATCGCCGCCGGGGCGCTGACGATCGTCCAGATGGCCCTGCTGGCCTGGATCGTCAGCCGCCTGCTCGTCGACGGCGATGCTCTTGTCACGCTGAGCGGGGCCTTCATCGCGCTGGTGGGCGTGCTGCTGCTCAGGGCCATGTGCCAGTGGGGGCAGGAGCTGGCCGGCCAGGAAGCGAGCCTGCGTATCCGCGAATCGGTTCGCGCCGAGCTGCTCGATCACCTGGCGGCAATGGGGCCGGTGCGTGCCGGCTCCCGCCATACGGCAGCGCTGGCCAGTCAGCTGGTCGAGCAGGTCGAGGCGCTGGATGGCTACTTCGCGCGCTTTCTGCCCCAGCTTCGCCTGTGCGCAGTCATACCGCTGCTCATCGTACTGGTCGTGCTGTCGCTCGATTGGCTGGCGGCACTCTTCCTGCTGCTCGCCGCGCCCTTGATACCGCTGTTCATGGCCCTGGTGGGGATGGGGCGGAGCGCCTCAATCGCGACCAGTTCGCTCTCGTCAGCCGGCTCTCGGGGCATTTTCTCGACCGCGTGCGAGGGATCGCCACGCTGCAGCTGTTTCATCGCACGGCGGAAGCCACCGCCGAGGTACATGCAGCGGCGGATCGTTATCGGCGCTTGA